The genomic DNA gcaaatagctgacctgactggatacctccctggactttttagggggaggtaacaatgtttaaaacgataacaataatatttatatttataacaaggtgcaataataattaatgtgcaataataacagtgtgcaatacacatacacttattcttcttttttatactaagttaatatactgtgttgtgttgtttgttacgttgtgatgtgtcatatcgtgtcgtgttgtgttatatgtagtgccgacgtaggacagtttttccaatttcattgtactactgtactatgtatgactgtgcaatgacaataaagagttatcttatcttatcttatcttaaaccctgatggtacttttcctgtttcttaaggacatgactttcagatactgttcatctactGCTGTAGATAATGTTTAGGCCTGCCACTTATTCTTTTGTCTTTCAGTTGTTGAGTTTCCTCTAATTTTTTCAAGGGAACAGTGCACAACATGCCAAGATATGAGACGTTTTGGGCTAATGGCTCTTTAAGAATCACCTTGTAGGTGCAAAACTACTATTTGATGCcagtttttagcattttttcatTGACTCAACTACAGAAGTaggaacaaatgatgtgtttttgctaCGAGTAACATTCTTCTGGAAGGACTGGACTGTAGCCAGTGtataaagaaaaactttgtAAGAGTttcaaaaagcctggagaactatttctcAAGACTATTCTAAAAAAAtccaataaaatgaataaataaataaatatgtctcTTCggtagcaaaatataaagaaaagtgGCTCAGGACTCTTGCACATTTTATATATGTTAAAGTTTAATAGATTCCCggtgttattttttcttttttttttctcaaactgAAGCTGTCTATTTTTCTGTCAGTCGACTGCTGCAGTGCTAATGGATATAGaccttgacttttccagtgcatACGCACTGTATACTAAAAATCTATCTTGAGTTAGGAGGAGGAATGGGATTGGAACACGGGTAATGTAGCATGGAAGATGTACAGCTTTGCTTGGAAATGTCTGAGGCAAACTTAAATTAAACAATTCAAAATGAACCTGTAACACAGCTGAGTGCATGCAAAGTGAAGTAGAGCAAAATGCCTTGGAAAATAACTGCATATGTTGTGGTGATGAATGGATGCGATGGCGACTGATGCATCCAGATTGAATCATATGCTTCTTTGATCTTCTAGCCCACCACCAAGCTGTTCATCGATGGCAAGTTTGTCGAGTCCAACACGTCTGAGTGGCTTGACATCCACAACCCTGTAAGTATTCATAGATGAACTGTGCCCAGCCTGCACAGAGGCTGGAGTAATGCGATCTGGCTGCAAGTATACAGTATAAAATTTGTTGTAGTAACTTGTGAATATTGGATGGAATAAATAAGTCCTGATTTGTCAAATTTTAATTGCCTAATATGTAAAACGACAGAAATCTGAGCCCAGTCTACACAACCCGTCATGCTTTATATCCTCCAAGAGACGAGACTAGTGCATAGCTTGTCAGATACTAGCCTCTTGCAAAACAGTGATGAGCGATTGTAGCATGAAAAGATATTCATCTACTTCCACCGCATaaggataaaaataaatgttttttgttattaatattaatgaaatgatgcacatgcaaATAATGACTTCCCCTGCTCTCAGTTTGCTTGTCTGATTGTCTTTATGGACCGTGTCCTGTTCTGCAGGCCACTAATGAAGTGGTGGGACGTGTTCCTAAAGCTACACAGGAGGAGATGCTGGCAGCTGTGGACTCCTGCTCCAGAGCCTTTCGCTCCTGGTCCGAGACCTCCATCCTCAGCCGGCAGCAGATCTTCCTGCGCTACCAACAGCTCATCAAGGACAACATTGTAGGGAGATGGGTCACATATATGTCAAAATAATTTATTGATTTTGTTGAAATAATTCTCTCTAAATTCTTCTTCTAACATTTCAGAAAGAGCTGGCTAAGATCATCACTTTGGAACAGGGCAAAACTCTGGCTGATGCAGAGGGAGACGTATTTAGAGGACTGCGTAAGTAACGCATTGACTCGACTTTTAGTCTTCCTTTTAGTCTTTGGCGTCCTGATTAGATTAGTCCTGCTGTAGATATAGATAAGATCAAATTCCTCAAGTGAAGCAGTTTATACAACAGTCAACACTCTATGCAAAAAGGGACATTGAGCTTtaatttaaaagtggacagtagTAATAGTTGGGCCATATTAGAGGCTTTAACCGCTTTTAATAAGGCTTTAGTTCCAAGAAGAAAAAGGCTGCAATGCTTTTGCAGCAGTACAATAATAACTCCTGATGTTAAAGTGTGTTCCTGTCTTCTGTAAAACACTTTTCACACTATGCTTTTAGCTGCACTCTATTTAAAGATAATTACGCAGCTTCCTTTGCTGAGGTGCACTCGTTCATTCTGGCAGCCTTGCATCAACGGGAATCATGTTTGGAAATTAAGGGCTGTGTGCGGTTGCAGACGAAGGAATTAATTTTTGTTTATTACAACACGCAGCTGccaagtaatttttttttgtttcctttttttgttcttggtGTTGATCCCAGTTTCAGGATGCCTAAATTATTCTTGCAGGCTAACTTTTCTATTATCAGCTGAAAGACAGGCTACATGTGCAGGTGCGCTGCAAGTACCGGGGCTAATGGTGCTTGAAATACTTACAagttttattacagttttttcatgGGAAATGGAGCTGgcaggcttttctttttttaatcttaagaGGCAAATGTGTAAATTTCAATAATGGACTCATCAGTTAACTGTGTATGTGTTATTTCAGATTGCTTATCTAGGCACTTTGTTATTGGCTGACTTCCTAAATCCTTTTCTTGCTCATTCCTCAGAGGTGGTTGAACACGCCTGCAGCATTACATCCCTCATGCTGGGGGAAACCTTACCCTCCATCACCAAGGACATGGACACCTACACCTACCGCCTGCCCATCGGAGTGTGTGCCGGCATCGCCCCTTTCAACTTCCCCGCCATGATTCCTCTGTGGATGTTCCCTGTCGGGATGGTGTGCGGAAACACCTACCTGATGAAGCCCTCTGAGCGAGTCCCAGGCTGCACCATGCTTTTGGCCAAAATGCTCCAGGATGCCGGAGCACCAGATGGTACACTCAACATAATCCACGGACAGCATGCAGGTGAGTGCGTAATTCCCTGCTCATTGAGGAGctcacagtctgtgtgtgtcataAACAATAGAGAAAGGTCCAAGGATGAGTCAAACATTAATCATATACCCTTCTGGCAATATGTAGATAAGATATTTCCATAAACTGTGCAGCCTATATCTGTAAGTAATCTACAGGCATTGTTGAAGCAGGAGAATTTGAATCTCCGTATCAGTGCTCGTATATTGTGCCCTGAGGGTGTGACACAGAAGAACAGAAAATATTGacttttttccttgtttgtgCAGCGGTAAACTTCATCTGTGACCACCCGGCCATCAAAGCCATCAGTTTTGTGGGCTCCAACCAGGCTGGAGAGTACATCTACGAGCGGGGCTCAAAGAATGGCAAGAGAGTGCAGTCCAACATGGTATTCACAGACCGAATATGCTCTTCTTACACTGGCAGTGTTTAGATGGCACATGGTGACAGTAAATAATGGGGCAAGAATCAGCTGCCTCTCCAGTCAGGTCTTTGTCCTTGGTTGAAGTCCAACTCTTAATTGCTTTGGACAGCAGCTGGCAGCTGTAGTCCTTGTCCTGCTCTGAAGCTGGGTGACTTTGGTGTAACAAGATACAAACCAGCTTCTTGTGCTGGTTAGAGTGGCGCTTGAGTATGTAGAGCGACGCCTGTGAATCAAGTCCTTGACTGACACAAGAGCAGCAAAATAAGAGCAAAAAGCGCACCTAATAGTAAGTCTGTTGTGCTATCTGGGAAGAAAAATTAACAATTAtttgcaaaaataaagaaatagtcGGGTGGATTGCAGGTATGTTGGTCTTGAGCTGGGAAACATACCTGCCAGATCTCATCTATAGTAAGTCCGTGTCTGGGAAATCCTGATGGaacttagttttatttattcatttattttttagactattttttaaaaattgttattACTAATATGAATGAAAATGGGTAGTGGTCTATTTCCTGTTGCTGTTACCAAGACAGTGATTAAATCCTCTGCTGTCAGTCACTGGGATTTGTAGCATATGTGATTAGCGCTCTTATGTCTCTGTTTGATGTTCTGCACTCTTTTGGAGTGAAATCATACAGATTTTGTATCCTACATATTGCATTTAGGGTGCCAAGAACCATGGTGTGGTGATGCCTGATGCCAACAAAGAGAACACCATCAACCAGCTAGTGGGCGCTGCTTTTGGAGCAGCTGGCCAGCGCTGCATGGCTCTCTCCACTGCTATTTTTGTTGGGGAGTCTCGTGAATGGCTCCCAGAGCTGGTGCAGCGCTCTAAATCGCTCCGCGTAAACTCAGGTAACTTGTTGTGTAACCGTATCgccatgaaaaataaataaataaattacgtCAGTTGGCATGCATACTGCCGTTTTTCTTACACgtcaaaatgtgtgttttaggtGATCAGCCTGGGGCAGATGTGGGTCCCTTGATCACCCCAGAAGCCAAAGCCAGGGTAGAGTCTCTGATCCAGAGTGGGGTTGATGAAGGTGCCAAGCTGCTGCTGGACGGGAGAAATGTTAAAGTCAAAGGATATGAAAATGGAAACTTTGTAGGACCTACCATCTTAGCTGGTGTTATGGTGAGCTGAGAACTTTTAATTTGGGTCAGATGCTATTAAAGTAATGTTAAACTAAACTGTCTAGAATGTtttaatgtaataactttttttgtttttggtaggTGCTGTAATTATCTGAGGCAAAAATAAATGATCGCTTCAATCAGTTCAGTGTCTTTGATTAGGGTTGttggaaatgaaacaaaatcaGTCCTCATCTCCTTGAATGTGACCACAGATTTTGATTTTCCCCTCCTGCTGAGCACATCTTTAGAACAGACCTCTGTGAAAATTCAGATTTTTGGCTTTAAAAGTagatttaaaaatgcttttattcGTAAGCCTGAACGTTTGAATCTTCAACAAGCAGCCCTCTCAGCATGAGAGTCCCCCCCCGATCCGTTCTGGTTTCTGGTTATAAGTGTTGAGTGTCACACAAAGCTGAccttaaaatagaaagtagctgtAAGTGCTGTGAAATGCATTTAAAGCAGTttttcacctttcttccccGACACAAACCTGCTCGTGCTTTGTTCTGTTAAGAATTCCTTTGTAGAGTTTGAAGTCCTGATCGTTTTCCCTCTGCTGTTCTTTTCAGCCCAACATGAAATGTTACAAAGAAGAGATCTTTGGACCGGTCCTTGTTGTCCTGGAGGCCGACAGCCTGGACGAAGCCATTTCTTTAATCAACCGAAACCCTTACGGTAACGGCACGGCCATCTTTACCACCAATGGAGCCACAGCTcgcaaatacacacatgaggtggACGTCGGCCAGGTGAGAGACTTTAAAACATGAAGCTCTTTATTTGCTGAAGATATAGTTTCAAACAAGCGTGTTAACCGGCCACCTTTGTGGTATTTCAGGCCACGGTGAGTCACCTGTTTGAGCCTTGGATGAGTAAGCGGGTTTGCGTGGGAGGCGCTTTATTTCTGAAAAAGTAAAGCAGACATGTGAAGTGGGAATGTTTTTATTGGAGTGAAGCTGGTTTTACACTGCCAGCTGAAACTATGTCATATATTACCTGCCAATGCATTAAAACATGGACGAATCCCAAATGTGTGGATTAGTGCAGCAGGAGCCAAGTTGTAGTTCATCTTTGGACTGGCTGATAATTGAATGCTGGTCCAGTGGTGCTGATAGGCTCCTTAAATGTATATTCACGGGTCTGTTTTTATTGAAACTGTATGTTGATCTTGGATTTTAAACACCAGGCCTTACTCCCTTTGTAAGCTGGCCAAATTAAACAAATTATGCTTTGATCATTGTTGTATTTCTAGCCTGCAATAGATTTGTGTTTTCATAATCCACACATGCGTTTTTATAGATTGGTGTGAATGTGCCCATCCCCGTCCCACTCCCCATGTTCTCCTTCACTGGTTCCAGAGGTTCATTCAGGGGAGATACCAACTTCTATGGCAAGCAGGTAAATAGCAGAAGTAGTTTATTATCCCCTCAGATCATTGCTGTTCCCTCCACTGAAGTATTGAAAGAGCACAATGCAGACACTTTGTCATGTGCTAGATAGCTCACTGACATATCTGTTATCACTTTACCACTAGGGCATCCAATTCTACACTCAGATCAAGACTATTACGTCGCAGTGGAAGGCTGAGGATGCCACTCTGACAAGCCCGGCTGTCACAATGCCAACCATGGGACGCTAAGCTAAACTGACAGTGCATCTAACCTTCAGAGACTTCTTACATGCCTTAAGAAGCCCAACGAGGGATTGGAAGTGGTTACGATATCTTTTGATTGGTCAAATGTTCATACTGAGGATGATTACTTAGTGACTGGGCAGCAAAGAAAACGAATGTCAGGATTTACAAAGTTAAAACAAATACCGGTCACAATTTACATCTTTAGAAGTGAAGATAAAAAATGGACTTAATCAGTGATGCTGTGAATCTGTACATTGGTTTATTGCGTAtttttttgaacccatttttcTCCTCACTTCCTGTACAGAGCAGTGGGATCATGACTTCATAGTGGCTAGTCCTTTTTCATGATCCGTTGAGTGCCGTGAAAGCACAAAGATCAGCGATTCTGACGCCGAGTAGTTACAGCAAATGTCTTCCACTGTTATCCCCTGTGTGTTTCATTAGCTTCATCGGTTCAATATGTGAATAGGCAAAAGCCTACATGAGAACATGGACACAGACATTTCCTCACTTCAGTGAAACTGACATAATGGTTGCAGCACTTGCTTTTTTACATGATCAGTGTACCCTGCTGTATACTGTCCAATGTGGAGATTAGTGTGCGTGTCAAATTAAAGTTCACAGTTTTATACTGTACTGTCATAGTATTGGTCATGGGTTAAATATATTTCATGTCAAATATATTCTTTATTAACCATTACGATGGCATTTATAGTATGAAACTGTGCTGCAGTTAGTGTGGCTACTTGACTGAATAAAGCCACTATAACAGGACTCAGTTGTGGTGTGATTTCTGTTGAAATAATTCAGTTTTTGTTCATGTATTcatataatgataataataatactaataatgaGCTCCGAAGATGAAAAGCAGGTTGCAACTTTGAACTTGCGGTAATTTTGCCACTCAATGCGATCCTGTTGTTTTGAATCCCTGTCAAAGGTTAGCATTAGAGAGGATGCTTCCACAAGCACAAAATTAAGCACCGGGCGTCCTCCCATTCACAGGACTGAGCAAACAAGCTGTTTATTGTTCTTGACACCAGTGTGTTATGCGAGCTCAGCACGAGACCAAAAACACTGCCGCTGACGTCACTGGGAGTCAGCTGTGAGCAGCGTGCTGCTAGCCGGACATCATGGTGAgcctctgtggtgttttcgcgTTTAGTAAGGCATAATTAGGGCAGCTGCTAATTCTCTGTGGTGTAATTAGCTGTCATGTGTTTTTTTAAGAATTCCCTGTTcaagttttaatattattttatgattCCGCAGTGCCGTCTGCTTGGCATTAGCTTGTTCTCAAACTTCACTGGCTAGCTTTCTGCAACACTTCAGTCATGCGAGTTATCCGATAGCTGGCGAAAACTAATACAACAGGGATGTTAAATAAGAGTCAGCGCTGTTAACTTTCAGCCTAACTTCAGTTATCAGTCGTACGCAGGGTAGTGTTAACAAGTAAGATAAGAAAACTGGAAAGTTGGGATAACGTTATCGCTACATGTTCAAACGAAAGACAGTAAATGTTAATGCAGGCTATTTAAAACATTAGCGGCCATCACACATGCACGTTATTACTTTTGTTTGCTAGCTTAACCAGCCTAATTGATACCCTTCCAAATTGAATTTGATTTCTTGAAACACTGATGTGCTGTGTGTAGCAAGCCAGTAAATATTAATATGGACTATATACACTTACCGGCCACTTCACTTACTAGTACCGGATTGGACTCCCTTTTGTCTTTAGatctgccttaattcttcatggcgtgGATTCatcaaggtgctggaaacattcctaaTAGATGtttgtccatattgacatgacatcATCCCACTGTTGCGgttcctgttccaccacatcctaaATGTGCTTTATTAAATTGAAGTCTGGTGAGTGTGAAAGCCGTTTGAGTACAGGGAACTCACTGTCTTggcatgttcaagaaaccagatGAGTACACTGTGGTCACAAAGGAGTGGGTTTAGTCAGTGACAATACtaaggtaggctgtggtgtttaaatgatgctggTTTGGTGCAAAGGTGCCCCCACACCATTCTTTGGTTGTTTCATGTCTGATTCttggtgagtctgtgtgagatGTTGCTTCAGTTTTCCACTCTTGACTGACAGAAGTGGcatctggtgtggtcttctcCTGCTGTTGCCCGTCTGCTTGAAGGTTTGATGAGTTGTAACGAGTGGGCATTTGAGTtgactgttgccttcctatcagctccaAGCAGTTTGGCAATTCTCTGACATTTTTGTCCGGAGAACTGCCATTCATTGGATATTTCCTCTTATTCGGATCATTCTCTGTAACtcttaaatatgatcatatGGGAAAATACCagtagacagacagacagacacacacacattcatttgtATGCTCCTCTTACAATCTGAAATTGCATATAACATTCTATACATTTgtctttcctgttttattttttatcacaaTTTCAGGgcaactttaaaacaaaaatgagttTTGGATTATTTTTTAGCCTTTATTCCCATTGAAGTGTAACATCAAAAACCAAGTTGTGATTGCAAATGATTACACCAAATTTGCAAGCACACTGGTTGTGATGTTTAATCTATGCAGAttggtctgatttttttttcccccatgttCAGAGCAGATATTGAGACTACAAATAAAAATTGCCTCACCCTGTTTTTTTGAAAGACTCACAGACGAGCATTTCTTTTTACTGTGTTCATTTTGGTAACTTGCTCCAAATCATAGCACATGTACAATCGCTGAAATTAAAAAGTGAAATTTGCATTTAGAAGAACATTTCTGATGTTAAATATCTGTTAAATTTCTTTGCAATCATTGCGACATTGTCTCAGCAGTGTTTCTAATAGGAGCACTTGACTTGAGTTTTTAAGGTTTCATAATTGTGCACTTCTGTAAAAAGATGTTGAGACTTGCTCCAGTTGCCAGGCATGTATCGATTGAACATCAAGATCAAAGTCAACCAATTTAAGTTCAACAGGGTGAAATTTTTATGTTTCTTAAATGTTCTGCTGGAGTTGACTAAGCAGGTAAGGAAGTTGAGATATATTATCTCTGGGGTTGGTTGAAAGGTATGATGGGGTGTGGTCAAACACAGTAGGTGTAAATCACTTAATTGCTTCCTACCACTCTGTAGCTTGTCACGCTGTAATTTAACATCTCCCAGTACTAGCCAGGAGCAGTTCTGGAGCACTTCAAAACAATTTaagctctgtttgtttttcatcctCCAGAATGAAGATGAAGCCTGCCGTGCCACTTCTCCTCCTGGCCCTGCTCGCTGTCACAGGGCTGAGCCAAGCCCAACTCGGGAACTCTTTCCTGGATTTCTCCTGGATCCTTCCCAGTCTCAGTCGGCCGGCGAACCACAGCCGCATCTTCTACGCGGTGATGTTTGATGCAGGGAGCACGGGGACACGCATTCATGTCTACACCTTCATCCAGAGCGACTCAGGTAATACAGGCCAGAGGTGTCTCTTTAAGCCTGTTCTCTTCCC from Maylandia zebra isolate NMK-2024a linkage group LG15, Mzebra_GT3a, whole genome shotgun sequence includes the following:
- the LOC101483143 gene encoding methylmalonate-semialdehyde/malonate-semialdehyde dehydrogenase [acylating], mitochondrial, with the protein product MAAILRSLLNKKAPLQLGRMCYSSSSVPTTKLFIDGKFVESNTSEWLDIHNPATNEVVGRVPKATQEEMLAAVDSCSRAFRSWSETSILSRQQIFLRYQQLIKDNIKELAKIITLEQGKTLADAEGDVFRGLQVVEHACSITSLMLGETLPSITKDMDTYTYRLPIGVCAGIAPFNFPAMIPLWMFPVGMVCGNTYLMKPSERVPGCTMLLAKMLQDAGAPDGTLNIIHGQHAAVNFICDHPAIKAISFVGSNQAGEYIYERGSKNGKRVQSNMGAKNHGVVMPDANKENTINQLVGAAFGAAGQRCMALSTAIFVGESREWLPELVQRSKSLRVNSGDQPGADVGPLITPEAKARVESLIQSGVDEGAKLLLDGRNVKVKGYENGNFVGPTILAGVMPNMKCYKEEIFGPVLVVLEADSLDEAISLINRNPYGNGTAIFTTNGATARKYTHEVDVGQIGVNVPIPVPLPMFSFTGSRGSFRGDTNFYGKQGIQFYTQIKTITSQWKAEDATLTSPAVTMPTMGR